A single genomic interval of Daucus carota subsp. sativus chromosome 1, DH1 v3.0, whole genome shotgun sequence harbors:
- the LOC108204950 gene encoding probable cinnamyl alcohol dehydrogenase 1 encodes MGEISLGMDRSTIGWAARDPSGVLSPYSYILRETGPEDVYIRVICCGICHTDIHQIKNDLGASSYPMVPGHEVVGEVVEVGSDVSKFKVGDCVGVGTIVGCCKTCGPCKADVEQYCNKRIWSYNDVYTDGKPTQGGFSRAMVVDQKFVVKIPKGMAQEQAAPLLCAGVTVYSPLAHFGLKHISGLRGGILGLGGVGHMGVKLSKAMGHHVTVISSSAKKKAEALDHLKADAYIVSSDATQMHEAEDTLDYIIDTVPVFHPLEPYLSLLKHDGKLILTGVISTPLQFMSPMVMLGRKVITGSFIGSMKETEEMLDFCNEKGITSTIEVVKMDYINTAFKRLEKNDVRYRFVVDVAGSKLD; translated from the exons ATGGGAGAGATTAGCTTGGGAATGGACAGATCAACTATAGGATGGGCAGCAAGAGATCCATCTGGAGTCCTTTCGCCGTACTCCTACATCCTCAG AGAGACAGGCCCTGAAGATGTTTACATAAGGGTCATCTGCTGCGGGATTTGCCATACTGATATTCATCAGATCAAGAACGATCTTGGTGCGTCCAGTTACCCCATGGTTCCCGG GCATGAAGTGGTCGGTGAGGTTGTGGAGGTGGGATCAGATGTGAGCAAATTTAAGGTAGGAGATTGTGTTGGTGTTGGCACAATTGTTGGATGCTGCAAAACTTGTGGCCCGTGCAAAGCAGATGTTGAACAATACTGCAACAAGAGGATCTGGTCCTACAATGATGTGTATACGGATGGCAAGCCCACTCAAGGAGGTTTCTCCCGTGCCATGGTAGTCGACCAAAA GTTTGTGGTGAAGATCCCCAAAGGGATGGCACAAGAGCAGGCAGCACCTCTACTCTGTGCTGGTGTGACAGTTTATAGTCCTTTGGCCCATTTTGGATTAAAACATATCAGCGGATTGAGAGGTGGTATATTGGGGCTTGGAGGAGTCGGACACATGGGAGTAAAGTTATCAAAAGCAATGGGGCATCACGTGACTGTAATAAGCTCTTCGGCCAAAAAGAAAGCAGAGGCTTTGGATCATCTCAAGGCTGACGCCTACATTGTTAGCTCAGATGCTACTCAGATGCACGAGGCTGAAGATACACTGGACTACATCATAGATACAGTGCCTGTTTTTCACCCACTTGAACCTTATCTCTCGTTGCTGAAACATGATGGGAAGTTGATCCTGACAGGTGTTATTAGCACTCCGCTACAGTTCATGTCCCCAATGGTCATGCTTG GGAGGAAGGTGATCACAGGGAGCTTCATCGGAAGCATGAAAGAAACAGAAGAAATGCTTGATTTCTGCAATGAAAAGGGAATCACTTCAACAATTGAAGTTGTGAAAATGGATTACATAAACACTGCTTTTAAGAGGTTGGAGAAAAACGATGTGAGGTACCGATTTGTTGTCGATGTTGCTGGAAGCAAACTTGATTAA
- the LOC108204948 gene encoding RNA pseudouridine synthase 4, mitochondrial, with translation MAHFRRLFLRPSLPTSPAPCIHFTTATDRKTEGKWLTLPPYTHTIDASALGKQIYSRNSAETQGETTALKWIIKCCPQLPRSLVQKLFRLRQVRRESIDFSSSDVGGLAQERRVKRVGAKDAMQYGDKIFLPKTVEELSSAKTEKAEKVEGRYNEEEQKFVQSLELYKDSAIIVVNKPHGMPVQGGVGIKRSLDELAGAYLRQDNSESPRLVHRLDRDSSGILVMGRTQLSTTILHSIFREKTFGASTEDLEEKKEILQRKYWALVFGCPRRRQGNISLPLGKVVMDDGKSERITVVDNANSMPSQHAITEYRVIGSSSHGYTWLELCPRTGRKHQLRVHCAEVLGTPIVGDFKYGWQAHRKYFPSSNVEENLDEKLLKGKKIPFGLELEHGSISDKRPKLHLHCKEMTLPNVSTALDRAQRCSPQNFANLESLKLDAPLPYHMQRSWDILNS, from the exons ATGGCGCATTTCCGACGACTCTTTCTCCGACCGTCGCTACCCACGTCACCAGCTCCCTGTATTCACTTCACCACGGCGACTGACCGGAAAACTGAAGGGAAGTGGTTGACTTTACCTCCCTACACTCACACCATCGATGCTTCTGCCTTGGGAAAACAAATTTATTCGAGAAATTCGGCTGAAACCCAAGGCGAAACGACGGCGCTCAAGTGGATTATCAAGTGCTGCCCTCAGCTGCCCAGGTCTCTTGTGCAGAAACTGTTCCGATTGAGGCAG GTGCGAAGAGAATCTATTGATTTTTCGAGTTCAGATGTAGGTGGTTTAGCTCAAGAGCGACGAGTTAAACGG GTGGGAGCCAAGGATGCTATGCAATATGGAGATAAGATATTTCTTCCTAAGACTGTTGAAGAGTTGTCCTCTGCAAAAACGGAGAAAGCTGAAAAGGTTGAGGGTCGTTACAATGAGGAAGAGCAGAAGTTTGTACAGAGCCTTGAATTGTACAAG GATTCAGCCATCATTGTTGTCAATAAACCCCACGGAATGCCTGTTCAA GGAGGTGTTGGCATCAAGAGAAGTCTGGATGAATTGGCCGGTGCTTATCTTAGGCAGGATAACTCAGAATCTCCACGGCTG GTGCATAGACTTGATAGAGATAGTAGTGGTATCTTGGTGATGGGGAGGACACAATTAAGTACTACCATTCTGCATTCAATCTTCCGTGAGAAGACTTTTGGAGCTTCGACTGAG GATCTGGAAGAAAAAAAGGAAATACTGCAGAGGAAGTATTGGGCACTTGTCTTTGGGTGTCCAAGACGTCGACAAGGAAATATATCACTGCCCTTGGGGAAG GTGGTTATGGATGATGGAAAATCTGAGCGGATTACAGTTGTTGATAATGCAAATAGTATGCCGTCTCAGCATGCTATAACTGAGTATCGGGTCATCGGATCTTCTAGCCATG GTTACACGTGGTTGGAGTTATGCCCTCGCACCGGTCGAAAGCATCAG CTCCGTGTTCACTGTGCGGAAGTATTGGGGACTCCAATTGTCGGAGACTTCAAGTATGGTTGGCAAGCTCATCGGAAATATTTCCCTTCCTCTAATGTTGAAGAAAATCTTGACGAAAAGCTTCTGAAGGGGAAGAAAATACCATTTGGTCTCGAGTTGGAGCATGGAAGTATATCTGATAAGCGGCCTAAGCTACATCTACACTGCAAGGAGATGACTTTACCAAATGTGTCCACCGCTTTAGATCGTGCTCAAAGATGTTCACCTCAGAATTTTGCGAATCTCGAAAGCCTGAAGTTGGATGCTCCTCTTCCATATCACATGCAAAGAAGTTGGGACATCCTGAATTCCTGA